The Mycolicibacterium smegmatis genome has a window encoding:
- a CDS encoding energy-coupling factor transporter transmembrane component T family protein, protein MSAPGGQRKPVVLLRPVPGDSVIHQLWAGTKLLSVAVIGIMLTFYPGWVPIGFTAVLVLVVARLARIPRGVVPTIPWWMWLLVAFGALTATFAGGSPEFDVGSMTIGLGGLLNFLRITALSIVLLGLGALVSWTTNVADIAPAVATLGRPLGVFRIPVHDWAVTIALALRAFPMLIDEFRTLYAARRLRPRERPDTFRARHRQRVSGVVDLIAAAVTVALRRGDEMGDAITARGGTGQFSAAESKPRRLDWVAFAVLAVVCGTALALELTVLGTSLPRRRS, encoded by the coding sequence ATGAGCGCGCCCGGCGGCCAGCGTAAGCCGGTGGTCCTGCTGCGCCCGGTTCCCGGCGACAGCGTCATCCATCAACTGTGGGCGGGTACCAAACTGCTGTCGGTCGCCGTGATCGGCATCATGCTGACGTTCTATCCCGGCTGGGTGCCCATCGGTTTCACCGCTGTTCTCGTGCTTGTCGTGGCCCGGTTGGCGCGCATCCCGCGCGGTGTGGTGCCGACCATTCCGTGGTGGATGTGGCTGCTGGTCGCGTTCGGGGCGCTCACCGCGACGTTCGCCGGCGGCAGCCCCGAGTTCGACGTCGGTTCGATGACGATCGGGCTCGGCGGGCTGTTGAACTTCCTGCGCATCACCGCACTGTCGATCGTGCTGCTGGGTCTGGGCGCGCTGGTGTCCTGGACGACCAACGTCGCCGACATCGCGCCCGCGGTCGCCACACTCGGCCGCCCGCTCGGGGTGTTCCGGATCCCGGTGCACGACTGGGCCGTGACGATCGCGCTGGCGCTGCGCGCGTTCCCGATGCTGATCGACGAGTTCCGCACGCTGTATGCCGCGCGGCGACTGCGGCCCAGAGAGCGGCCCGACACCTTCCGTGCGCGGCACCGCCAACGGGTCTCGGGCGTCGTCGACCTCATCGCGGCCGCGGTGACGGTCGCGCTGCGCCGCGGCGACGAGATGGGCGATGCGATCACCGCACGCGGTGGCACCGGGCAGTTCTCGGCCGCCGAGTCGAAACCCAGGAGACTCGACTGGGTGGCGTTCGCGGTGCTCGCCGTGGTGTGCGGCACCGCGCTGGCCCTGGAGTTGACGGTGCTGGGCACGAGCCTGCCCCGGCGGCGTAGCTAG
- a CDS encoding ABC transporter substrate-binding protein: protein MRRSTLLAGGLAVTMAVLLVIAMLMGRTTEPAGKTVVTVRLWDPQVAAAYRESFDAFSAEHPGIEVRVNTVAYASYFDSLRTDVAGGSADDIFWISNGYFAGYADNGHLLDIADLLGPDAATAWEPSVVEQFTRNGTLWGVPQLTDAGIAVYYNAELLEKAGVSPADLSTLRWSNGPDDTLRPLLARLTVEESGRTRQWGYNAANDLQGIYLNFIGSAGGTFSEGDRFTFDNPQAVEAFEYLVRLINTDRVAPPASDTNDNGDFSRNAFLAGRMALFQSGTYNLAAIADQAPFPWGVAMLPIGPKGRVSVTNGIAAAGNAATRHPEAVRKVLAWMGSRRGNEFVGRRGAAIPAVLAAQPVYHEYWASRGVDVSPFFRVLQGPRIAAPGGAGFPAGFEALTPYFAEMFLGRRDVAGTLAEAQRAANAAASR from the coding sequence ATGAGGCGCTCGACGCTGCTGGCCGGCGGACTCGCCGTCACGATGGCGGTGCTGCTGGTGATCGCGATGCTCATGGGCCGCACGACCGAGCCGGCGGGCAAGACCGTGGTGACGGTACGGCTGTGGGACCCGCAGGTCGCGGCGGCCTACCGCGAATCGTTCGACGCGTTCAGCGCCGAGCATCCCGGCATCGAGGTCCGCGTCAACACCGTGGCGTACGCGAGCTACTTCGACAGCCTGCGCACCGACGTCGCCGGCGGCAGCGCCGACGACATCTTCTGGATCTCCAACGGATACTTCGCCGGATACGCCGACAACGGGCACCTGCTCGACATCGCGGATCTCCTGGGGCCCGACGCCGCCACCGCGTGGGAACCGTCCGTCGTCGAGCAGTTCACCCGCAACGGGACCCTGTGGGGCGTACCGCAACTCACCGATGCGGGCATCGCGGTGTACTACAACGCGGAGCTGCTGGAAAAGGCCGGGGTGTCCCCCGCCGACCTCTCGACGCTGCGTTGGTCGAACGGCCCCGACGACACCCTGCGGCCGCTGCTGGCGCGCCTGACGGTGGAGGAGTCGGGCCGCACGCGGCAGTGGGGTTACAACGCCGCCAACGATCTTCAGGGCATCTACCTCAACTTCATCGGATCCGCGGGCGGCACGTTTTCGGAAGGTGACCGGTTCACGTTCGACAACCCCCAGGCCGTCGAGGCGTTCGAATACCTGGTGCGCCTGATCAACACCGATCGCGTCGCGCCCCCGGCCTCGGACACCAACGACAACGGCGACTTCTCGCGCAACGCGTTCCTCGCCGGGCGCATGGCGCTGTTCCAGTCCGGCACGTACAACCTGGCCGCGATCGCCGATCAGGCCCCGTTCCCGTGGGGTGTGGCGATGCTGCCGATCGGGCCGAAGGGCCGCGTGAGCGTCACCAACGGCATCGCCGCGGCGGGCAATGCGGCGACCCGGCATCCCGAGGCCGTGCGGAAGGTATTGGCGTGGATGGGCAGCAGGCGCGGCAACGAGTTCGTCGGGCGGCGCGGCGCGGCGATCCCCGCGGTGCTGGCCGCGCAGCCCGTCTATCACGAGTACTGGGCGTCGCGCGGTGTGGACGTCAGCCCGTTCTTCCGGGTGCTGCAGGGCCCGCGGATCGCCGCGCCCGGCGGCGCCGGTTTCCCGGCCGGATTCGAGGCGCTCACACCGTACTTCGCGGAGATGTTCCTCGGGCGCCGCGATGTCGCGGGCACACTCGCCGAGGCGCAGAGGGCCGCCAACGCGGCGGCCTCGCGGTGA